The sequence AATTTCAAGCTGAGGCATGGTGTTTATTCTCGCATCATCCGTCAGCAATAATGTATTGTTTTTCTGGTAAGAGTCGATTTTTTGTGCATCTTTTCTGACCAGTATTCTTCCCCGGAAAACACCACTGGCCTTACCATCGAGAATGCCTTTAAACAGCTCGGAGCTTGAGGTTTCGGCAATATTGTGTTCAATAAATGTATTGTTGTCAACGTGTTGCTGGCGATCCATCAGGTAGAGTCCATAAACTTCTGCCCGTGCATGTCTGCCATCTAAGCTGATGGATTGATTATTACGGGTAAAACCTCCGTTGAGCGTGATGGTATTGGTTTGCACCATCGAATTGGCCTCCTGATGAACAAACAGTGAAGACACCATGGCACTTTTGTTACTCTGGTTCTGTAGTCTCAGTATCTTAACGGTAGCATTTTCACCGACATAAATTTCGGTAAGAGAATTGGTGAAGGAGGGCTGTCCGCTTAATGTATGGTCGCATAAAACAATGCTGAGGTCAGAATTTTTGCCGACTATTATCAGGTTTCTCGGCTGAATGATGGGTCTTAATAATGCATTTTCCTTTTGAGATAAAAGATTGACAAACTGAAGAGGTTTTTGTATCTTTGAATTATCCGGGAAAAAGGCAAAAATACCATCCATTGAAAAAGCAGTATTCAGCGCCACAAATGCTTCCTCATTTAATGCAAGCTTTCCGTAATATTCTGCAACAAGATCAGGATAAAGCTGAAAAGCTGCAGCAAGGCTTCCGACAATGCCCTGATGGTCGAATTTCTGAATCAATGGCAAAGAGTGAGGATACCAGCCGTTGATAGTCGCAAAATCGTAGGTATCGAGTTCGTTGATGTCGCACCTGAAAATATCTTTAATAGGTGTATTGACATCCTCAGGAGGGATAAAGGGATGAACAAGCCTCCCGATTTCTGCCATAACTTTTTGAATATCAGTAAATCGCCAAAGCTCCTGCCTGAGGTCAGGTAAGCCATTCTGATTCAGAAAGTCAATGGCTTGTTTCCTGCTCTGACGTAAAAATTCAGGACTTTCTGCATTAATGATTTTCTCATTTGTCAAAAAGTCGCTGACAAAAATTTTATCTAATGAAACAGTTTCCTGCATAATCTTCATTTATTCTTTCAACCAGTCATAACCTTTTTCTTCCAGTTCGAGAGCCAGTTCCCTGGTTCCTGATTTCACAATTTTTCCCTGATACAGAACATGAACAAAATCCGGGACAATATAATCAAGCAGTCGCTGGTAATGTGTAATCACAAGGAAAGAATTGGTTTTGTTTTTCAGCAAGTTAACTCCATTTGCCACCACTCTGAGGGCATCAATGTCAAGGCCTGAATCGGTTTCATCAAGGATAGCCAGTTCGGGTTCGAGCATGGCCATCTGAAATATTTCGTTACGTTTTTTTTCACCACCTGAAAAGCCCTCATTGACAGAGCGGTTTGTCAGTTGGGTGGTAATATCGACAACTTTCTTTTTTTCGTTCATGAGTTTAACGAATTCAGCTCCTGAGATAGGTTCCTGTCCAAAATATTTCCTCTTTTCATTGATGGCTGTGCGCATAAAATTGGTGATACTGACTCCCGGAATTTCAACCGGATATTGAAAAGCAAGGAAAATACCTTCCCATGAACGGTGTTCGGGACTCATGTCAAGCAGATTTTTGCCTTTATATAAGACCTCGCCTTGTGTAACTTCCACAAGCTCTTTCCCGGCCAAAACAGAGGCAAGTGTACTTTTCCCCGAACCATTCGGCCCCATGATGGCGTGAATTTCACCGGGTTTGATGCTTAAATTCAGCCCCTTTAATATCTCATTTCCATTAATGGATGCATTTAAATTTCTGATTTCCAACATATTATTTCGATTTTAACCCACGCTGTTTTCAAGCGTAATTGACAATAATTTTTGTGCTTCAACGGCAAATTCCATGGGTAGTTTGTTTAAAACTTCTCTGGCATATCCATTGACAATCAAAGCTACTGCATTTTCATTACTTATTCCCCGTTGATTGCAGTAAAACAACTGATCATCAGCAATTTTGGAGGTAGTAGCCTCATGTTCAACGATGGCAGTCCGGTTAGCTACATCCACATAGGGAAAGGTATGTGCCCCGCATTTGTCGCCAAGCAATAATGAATCGCATTGGGTATGATTGCGGGCATTGATGGCACTTTTCATGATCTTCACTAGTCCCCTGTAGCTGTTGTTACTTTTTCCTGCGGAGATACCTTTGCTCACAATGCGGCTACGTGTGTTTTTGCCGATGTGAATCATTTTGGTTCCTGTATCTGCCTGCTGAAAATGGTTGGTTACCGCTACTGAATAAAACTCCCCTGTGCTGTTGTCGCCAAGCAGGATAACACTCGGATATTTCCAGGTGATGGCTGAACCGGTTTCTACCTGTGTCCATGATATATGGCTGTTTTTGCCCTTGCAAATACCTCTTTTGGTCACAAAGTTATAAATGCCACCTTTTCCTTCACTATCGCCAGGGTACCAGTTCTGAACTGTGCTGTATTTCACCTCAGCATGGTCGAGTGCAACAATTTCCACTACGGCTGCATGCAACTGGTTTTCATCACGCATGGGAGCTGTACAACCTTCAAGATAGCTGACATAACTGCCTTCTTCGGCAACGATAAGAGTTCTTTCAAACTGCCCTGTTTCTGCAGCATTTATTCTGAAATAAGTCGATAACTCTATCGGGCAACGAACACCTTTGGGAATAAAGACAAAAGAACCGTCACTGAAAACTGCGGAATTCAATGCAGCATAGTAATTATCAGTTGGTGGTACGACAGACCCCAGGTATTTCCTGACCAGATCAGGATGGGTTTGCAGCGCTTCTCCTATCGAAGTGAAAATAATCCCGAGTTCATTAAGTTTTTCTTTATAGGTAGTAATTACCGAACTGCTGTCCATCACCACATCAACAGCAACTCCAGCCAGCACTTTTTGTTCTTCCAGCGGAATGCCCAGTTTGTTGAATGTTTCCAGCAGCTCCGGATCGGCTTCATCAAGGCTTTTGAGATTCTTCTTTTTGGGTGCAGCAAAGTAAGTAATATCCTGAAAATCAACAGGAGGATAAGTCAGATGTGCCCAAGCCGGTTCTTTCATTTTCTGCCAGTTTCTGAAAGCTTTCAGCCTGAACTCAAGCATAAAATCAGGCTCATTTTTTTTAGCAGAAATAAACCGGATAATCTCTTCATTCAGCCCCTTTGGTGCAAATTCCTGTTCCAGGGGGGTATAAAAGCCATATTTATATTTTTCCTCGGTTATCGAGTTAATTACCTGTTGACTGTCGTTCATCATAAATAAATTTCAATTGCAAAGTTTACAAAATGATATTCAATATAAAATAAACAAAGGGGAAAACACGACTGCCTCATACTTTTAGGTTTAAAATCGCTTTGTATAGTGGTGGCAGTAAGGAGTGCCCCCTGTTTTCTGATAATAATCCTGATGATAGTCTTCCGCTATCCAGAATTTCTCAAATTTATTAAGCTCCGTAGCTATTTTATATCCTTTCTGCCGCAGTATTTCCATCAGGGATTCAGCTATCTTTTTTTGTTGTTCATCTTTATAAAAAATGGCAGAACGATACTGATGGCCGATGTCAGGACCTTGTCCGTCCCGCTGCTCAGGGTTATGTGTTTCAAAAAACAATTTTGCCAATTCCTCATAGCTTGTTTCAGCAGGATTAAAAACGACCATAACAGCTTCTGCATGGCCGGTATTACCCTGACAAACCTGTTTATAGGTAGGATTTTGGGTATGACCACCTGTAAAACCTACCTGGGTTGAAATAACCCCCTTTGCCTTTTGAAAATAAAATTCCGTTCCCCAGAAACAACCGGAAGCAAAAACAGCCGTGTCGTAATGCCTGGAGACTTCCGTCTCCGGAATGAATCTGAGAGACAAAGAATTGACGCAATGCCGGGTATTTTTTGGGGTAAATCCCTCTCCTTCAAACACATGGCCAAGATGACCGCCACAATTGGAACAAATGATCTCTGTCCGCATACCATCCCTGTCCGGGATTCTGAGCACCGCTCCCTGTATTTCTTCATCGAAGCTGGGCCATCCGCAACCAGAGTGAAACTTGGCGGATGAATGAAACAAGGGAGCATTGCACTGCTTGCAGGCGTACAATCCCTTTTCAAAAAAATTGTCATACTCCCCTGTAAAAGGTCTTTCAGTTGCTTTATAAAGTATTACTTTTTTTTCTTCCTCAGTTAAAACATTGTATTTCATCTCTTTGGATTTAAAATATTGAATATTTGTATTTTGCCCCTTCGAGCAGGAAATTAAAATAAAGGCTAATAAAAAATATGTCAGATACGGTTTAATCATTATTTAATGAGCTACTCAATTAACAAGTTTTATGCCCCCTTGGTTCGTTTTAAAATGAGATTTGTTGCCGGCAGCATGTCGGGAAGAAATTCTGCATATCGGGATTCAGCTGAAGCAAAACTCTGCACTCATCATTAATGCAGGATACTGATCAGGATTTAAAAAAATTTTTCTCAGAGTAAGCTGATAATCAAAAATAATGTATATTTGCACCTGAATTTTATTGCGGGGTGGAGCAGCTGGTAGCTCGTTGGGCTCATAACCCAAAGGTCAGAGGTTCGAATCCTCTCCCCGCTACCACGTAACCCTGCTTTTTGCAGGGTTTTTTATTTCCACTCATTTATTCCCATGATTAAAATTACTGAGGTTCATTCAGTGTTTGATGAATTTCCTTAATTTTACCCCATCATCAGAAAGTTAAAATATTGAAAAATGAAGGCTTTTTTTATCACTTTAATTTCATTTCTGGTCATTAATTCAGTGTTTGCATTAAATCCTGTAAGAGAATATCCGGTTACCCCGGCCGACTATGGCATGGATTACAACAACATCAGAGTGAAGACTTCAGATAATATGATGCTGCAGGTATGGTTTTTCAAGGCAACCGACAAACTGTCGAGAAAAGTAATCATTTTAAGCGATGACGGAGACGGGAATATGGCCGACCTTATTGAATATGCCAGTAATTTCCTGTCGCTGGGCTACAACGTAGTAACCTATGATTACCGTGGATACGGGAAAAGCGATGATTTCCCCATAAACAATAATTTTTTCATGTACAGCCAGTTTCAAAAAGATCTGGAAGGCGTGCTCGACTGGGTAAAACGCGATTATCCTTCTCTGAAAACCATTCATTTATTTGGTTTGGGAATTGGGGGAGGTTTATCAATAGGTATTGGTTGTAACAGGGCTGAAATCAGTCGTATTATTGCTGATTCACCTTATTCCACCTTTGAACTTACAGAAAAACGATATATGGATGTTTACGGGCAGAAGGTAATGATGCCGCTTGGGTATGATAAGACCTTCCTTGAACCCTATTACGCAATGAGTGAAAAAGGTTCTGGCCTTCAGGGGATTTTGCTGATCTGCGGGGCAGATGATAAAATTTTTACCCCGACCGACATGAAAGAGCTTTACAAGCTGAAAAAAAGCATCACTTCCATTTACACGGTTGCCGGAGCCACCTCAAAAACCACCTATACGACCAGCAAACAGGCTTATTTTGCCGAAATTAAAAAATTTCTTGGTCAATAAAATTATTTAATGGTGTTTACATACCCTGTAATAAGGGTATTTAGTTAATTACAAAAATAAAAAACGATGAAAAACACAATTTGGTGTGTAGCTATTGTTATGCTACTTTTCAGTTCAGGTGTGCAGGCTCAGAAGCGTCCGATCGATAAATCACTGATAAAAGCCATTCAGGCTTCAGATTACAAGCAGGTTAAAAAACTTATCGACATTGGAGCCAATGTCAATGCTCAGGATGAAAATCAGGCCACAGCCCTCATGTGGGCAATTTATAAATCAGACCTTAAGATGGTCAAACTGCTTGTAAAATATGGGGCAGATGTAAAAAAGAAAGGCTTTATTTATCTTGATGAAGAAAAAGAAAGCTATTATGGCGCTCCTCTTTCAATAGCTGCAGGGACAGGAAAACTGGACATTGTACAGTATCTGGTAGAAAAACTGGGTGTTTTGCCCAAAGACAAGCAACTGGTAAAAGATAAGGGCGAAACAGGATGGACTGCGCTTCATGAAGCCTGTGCTTCGGGGCATACCGAAATCGTTAAATATTTGCTCGAAAAAGGGGCTGATATCAATTCGCAGGTAAAAGAAAATTTTAAACCGCTTACTCCAACTCCTTTAATTTGTGCCATCCGCACCAAAGATTTAGAGCTCATTAAGTATTTGCTGGATCAAAAAGCTGACCCTGATCTTGCCGATGAATATGATATTACACCACTTGGCTATGCTGTAATCAACAACAATCTTTCACTTATTCGACTACTTTTAAGCTACAAGGCCAATATTAACTATCCTCAGATTAACGGTGCCGGTATTCTGATGCTGGCTGCATACATGAATTTTACTGATATCTTCAGGTTCCTTGTCTGGAATGGAGCGGAAGTCAAATCAGGGAATGCACTTTATCTGGGTGATCAGAAAATATATGTCTATTCTCTGC is a genomic window of Sphingobacteriales bacterium containing:
- the sufD gene encoding Fe-S cluster assembly protein SufD, which codes for MQETVSLDKIFVSDFLTNEKIINAESPEFLRQSRKQAIDFLNQNGLPDLRQELWRFTDIQKVMAEIGRLVHPFIPPEDVNTPIKDIFRCDINELDTYDFATINGWYPHSLPLIQKFDHQGIVGSLAAAFQLYPDLVAEYYGKLALNEEAFVALNTAFSMDGIFAFFPDNSKIQKPLQFVNLLSQKENALLRPIIQPRNLIIVGKNSDLSIVLCDHTLSGQPSFTNSLTEIYVGENATVKILRLQNQSNKSAMVSSLFVHQEANSMVQTNTITLNGGFTRNNQSISLDGRHARAEVYGLYLMDRQQHVDNNTFIEHNIAETSSSELFKGILDGKASGVFRGRILVRKDAQKIDSYQKNNTLLLTDDARINTMPQLEIYADDVKCSHGATVGYLGSDELFYLRSRGICEYEARIMLMKSFTSEITDKIEIPALHDRISMLVSKRLRGELSHCATCVLNCYD
- the sufC gene encoding Fe-S cluster assembly ATPase SufC codes for the protein MLEIRNLNASINGNEILKGLNLSIKPGEIHAIMGPNGSGKSTLASVLAGKELVEVTQGEVLYKGKNLLDMSPEHRSWEGIFLAFQYPVEIPGVSITNFMRTAINEKRKYFGQEPISGAEFVKLMNEKKKVVDITTQLTNRSVNEGFSGGEKKRNEIFQMAMLEPELAILDETDSGLDIDALRVVANGVNLLKNKTNSFLVITHYQRLLDYIVPDFVHVLYQGKIVKSGTRELALELEEKGYDWLKE
- the sufB gene encoding Fe-S cluster assembly protein SufB, giving the protein MNDSQQVINSITEEKYKYGFYTPLEQEFAPKGLNEEIIRFISAKKNEPDFMLEFRLKAFRNWQKMKEPAWAHLTYPPVDFQDITYFAAPKKKNLKSLDEADPELLETFNKLGIPLEEQKVLAGVAVDVVMDSSSVITTYKEKLNELGIIFTSIGEALQTHPDLVRKYLGSVVPPTDNYYAALNSAVFSDGSFVFIPKGVRCPIELSTYFRINAAETGQFERTLIVAEEGSYVSYLEGCTAPMRDENQLHAAVVEIVALDHAEVKYSTVQNWYPGDSEGKGGIYNFVTKRGICKGKNSHISWTQVETGSAITWKYPSVILLGDNSTGEFYSVAVTNHFQQADTGTKMIHIGKNTRSRIVSKGISAGKSNNSYRGLVKIMKSAINARNHTQCDSLLLGDKCGAHTFPYVDVANRTAIVEHEATTSKIADDQLFYCNQRGISNENAVALIVNGYAREVLNKLPMEFAVEAQKLLSITLENSVG
- a CDS encoding bifunctional methionine sulfoxide reductase B/A protein encodes the protein MKYNVLTEEEKKVILYKATERPFTGEYDNFFEKGLYACKQCNAPLFHSSAKFHSGCGWPSFDEEIQGAVLRIPDRDGMRTEIICSNCGGHLGHVFEGEGFTPKNTRHCVNSLSLRFIPETEVSRHYDTAVFASGCFWGTEFYFQKAKGVISTQVGFTGGHTQNPTYKQVCQGNTGHAEAVMVVFNPAETSYEELAKLFFETHNPEQRDGQGPDIGHQYRSAIFYKDEQQKKIAESLMEILRQKGYKIATELNKFEKFWIAEDYHQDYYQKTGGTPYCHHYTKRF
- a CDS encoding alpha/beta hydrolase, which produces MKAFFITLISFLVINSVFALNPVREYPVTPADYGMDYNNIRVKTSDNMMLQVWFFKATDKLSRKVIILSDDGDGNMADLIEYASNFLSLGYNVVTYDYRGYGKSDDFPINNNFFMYSQFQKDLEGVLDWVKRDYPSLKTIHLFGLGIGGGLSIGIGCNRAEISRIIADSPYSTFELTEKRYMDVYGQKVMMPLGYDKTFLEPYYAMSEKGSGLQGILLICGADDKIFTPTDMKELYKLKKSITSIYTVAGATSKTTYTTSKQAYFAEIKKFLGQ